In Puntigrus tetrazona isolate hp1 chromosome 7, ASM1883169v1, whole genome shotgun sequence, the following are encoded in one genomic region:
- the LOC122348898 gene encoding parathyroid hormone-like, whose product MLPIRSLEKIVLIIVLWGLCSLLYLEGRPLSKRSISEVQLMHNVREHKEMLERQDWLQLKLNNILIPSINDSQKEQKGKASGPSIRRLRKGEGAAWIVN is encoded by the exons ATGTTACCCATACGTTCTTTGGAGAAAATCGTGCTCATTATTGTGCTGTGGGGTCTTTGCAGTTTGCTATATCTGGAAGGACGGCCACTCAG CAAGAGGTCAATCAGCGAAGTTCAGCTCATGCACAATGTTCGGGAGCACAAGGAGATGTTGGAAAGGCAGGACTGGCTTCAGCTGAAGCTCAACAATATCCTCATCCCCTCAATAAACGACTCTCAGAAGGAGCAAAAAGGAAAAGCCAGCGGCCCATCTATCAGGCGTTTGAGAAAGGGGGAAGGTGCGGCGTGGATCGTGAACTGA